A region from the Palaemon carinicauda isolate YSFRI2023 chromosome 16, ASM3689809v2, whole genome shotgun sequence genome encodes:
- the LOC137655427 gene encoding uncharacterized protein has product MVSDKELWLNGVKLERVTSYKYLGMYIGFGKIMDQITHVKNICTSRLKPLRVLSNHGNSVGIPILRSVYLSTIRSIIDYLAPVLCSFSDKDLRPLEMLQNKAMRVILGCPRTARIEIMRMELNFPSVTQRIRELTVSSIIRLIRQNDRHFKIIINRYVTGVPGFFTLNEYSRKLCKILNDYNVFDFCVPLPSSRPIKPWITEKVDISIELLDLRKRDSNPLELKQLFLEKISGYPKDTVIHAYCDGSVSGCRAGLGVVIREFFEFGYSTEERISKRIGDHSSSTTAELFPIYECLKFGINKEKSIICFVDSQSALLALNAKLPSDEEIVTKCNEYISVIKGSGYSVKFVWIPSHCGIYFNDVADELAKQGCNKESIDYATSVSMRKIKSHMARVREGWNIENARTIMSNGSNSMSHYDYVSNNTRFTYGKSSAKCDGIVMRL; this is encoded by the coding sequence ATGGTAAGTGATAAAGAATTATGGCTGAATGGAGTAAAACTAGAAAGAGTAACAAGTTATAAATATTTGGGTATGTATATTGGTTTTGGTAAAATAATGGATCAAATTACCCATGTGAAGAACATCTGTACATCTCGGCTTAAACCATTACGTGTTTTGTCTAATCATGGTAACAGTGTTGGCATTCCAATATTAAGGTCTGTATATCTTTCCACTATTAGAAGTATCATAGACTACTTGGCTCCAGTCTTATGTAGTTTTTCAGATAAAGATCTTCGCCCCTTGGAAATGTTGCAAAACAAAGCTATGAGAGTAATATTAGGTTGCCCTAGAACTGCAAGGATTGAAATAATGCGAATGGAGCTGAATTTCCCGAGTGTCACTCAAAGAATAAGAGAGTTGACAGTCTCCTCAATTATAAGACTGATTAGACAAAATGAtaggcatttcaaaattattataaatagatatgtgacAGGCGTTCCAGGTTTCTTCACACTGAATGAATATTCAcgaaagctttgtaaaatattgaatgactataaTGTTTTTGATTTCTGTGTGCCTTTGCCAAGTTCACGTCCAATAAAACCTTGGATTACTGAGAAAGTAGATATAAGTATAGAGCTACTTGATTTGAGAAAAAGGGACAGCAATCCCCTTGAACTTAAACAGCTGTTTTTGGAAAAGATATCTGGGTACCCAAAGGATACGGTGATTCATGCTTATTGTGATGGTTCTGTAAGCGGATGTCGAGCTGGTCTTGGTGTTGTAATTAGAGAATTTTTTGAATTTGGTTATAGTACAGAGGAGAGAATatctaagcgtattggtgatcacagctcatctaccactgctgagctgtttcccatatatgagtgtttgaaatttggaattaataaggaaaaatctataatatgttttgttgacagtcagagtgctcttttggctttaaatgccaaattaccttctgatgaggaaatagttACCAAATGCAACGAGTACATTTCTGTCATAAAAGGGTCAGGATACAGTGTGAAATTCGTCTGGATACCCTCACATTGTGGTATATATTTTAACGATGTTGCTGATGAATTAGCAAAACAGGGGTGTAATAAAGAATCTATAGATTACGCCACTTCAGTTAGTATGAGGAAAATAAAGTCACACATGGCCAGAGTAAGGGAAGGATGGAACATTGAGAATGCTAGGACAATCATGAGTAACGGCAGTAACAGTATGTCTCATTATGATTATGTTAGTAACAATACACGTTTTACTTATGGAAAGTCTTCAGCTAAATGTGATGGAATTGTTATGAGACTTTAG